One region of Candidatus Paceibacterota bacterium genomic DNA includes:
- a CDS encoding FAD-dependent oxidoreductase produces MKNNDGSLTDAQLKAELERCEYCEEKPCKAACPADCSPADFIMAARMGAKSDYRRSGALIMGSNPLGWVCGVVCPDYFCMKACSRRTFDHPINIPAVQASVMKRAYEAGLGSFKAPRCNGKKVAVVGAGPAGLGAASLLAQRGYKVTVYEQRKRLGGMMKLIPDFRLDKHVPRRDLEFLKRLGAMDFQMGTAVSDPAALLETHQAVIVCAGLEEPMRLDIPGWEHALSWQQYLDRQQEIAVRGKRVAVLGGGAVAVDCATTARRRGALSVELIYRRRQQDMPLTAYERDMLLENGIEIASCSKPLAVVHKGKKVTGLRIARMMLPRGKAPRPENFVIHKKESPVFRQFDLVISAIGSRPRMPVKKVRGIFYAGDMILGSSTVVEAVATGKNAALEADAFLHGEKLPRFKNRAKSHAVLAGLELRPVPLDAEFFGRKIRSPFLLSAAPHTDGYEQMRKAYEAGWSGGVMKTAFDNVPIHIPAEYMTVFGPSTYGNCDNVSGHDLDRVCQEVGQLVSEFPDRLTLASTGGPVTGRDEADKAVWQSNTRKLEAAGAMGVEYSLSCPQGGDGTEGDIVSQNAELAARIIDWVMEASSEANPKLFKLTAAVTSIHPIIKRIQQVFAKYPNKKGGVTLANSFPSLALRPAQNRQWEEGVVVGMSGEGVLPISNLTLAKVSGMGVAVSGNGGPMNYKAAANFLALGAQTVQFCTIAMKYGLGIVNELHSGLSYLMEDRGFKSVKELIGAALPNPITDFMALPATKKLPRVDAELCQHCGNCTRCPYQAITLNGKKVPLFEPALCIGCSLCAQKCFAGAITMGARTTRELAALRH; encoded by the coding sequence ATGAAGAACAATGATGGATCCCTCACCGACGCCCAATTGAAGGCGGAGTTGGAGCGGTGCGAATATTGCGAGGAGAAGCCCTGCAAGGCAGCCTGTCCGGCGGATTGCTCGCCGGCGGACTTCATCATGGCGGCCAGGATGGGGGCGAAGTCCGACTACCGACGTTCCGGGGCGTTGATCATGGGGTCGAATCCCCTCGGGTGGGTGTGCGGTGTGGTGTGCCCGGATTACTTCTGCATGAAGGCGTGTTCGCGCCGCACGTTCGATCACCCCATCAACATCCCCGCCGTCCAGGCCAGCGTGATGAAGCGCGCGTACGAGGCCGGCCTCGGCAGCTTCAAAGCGCCCAGGTGCAATGGGAAGAAGGTCGCGGTGGTTGGCGCCGGCCCGGCGGGATTGGGAGCAGCCAGCTTGCTCGCGCAGCGTGGTTACAAGGTGACGGTGTACGAGCAGCGCAAGCGGCTGGGCGGCATGATGAAGCTCATCCCGGACTTCCGGCTCGACAAGCACGTGCCGCGCCGAGACCTCGAGTTCCTCAAGCGCCTTGGGGCGATGGACTTTCAGATGGGCACGGCGGTATCCGACCCGGCAGCGCTGCTGGAAACGCACCAGGCGGTGATCGTATGCGCGGGGCTGGAGGAGCCGATGCGACTGGACATCCCGGGCTGGGAACACGCGCTGTCCTGGCAGCAGTATCTGGATCGCCAGCAAGAGATCGCCGTCAGGGGCAAGCGGGTGGCGGTGCTGGGCGGCGGCGCGGTGGCGGTTGACTGTGCCACGACGGCCAGGCGGCGCGGTGCCCTGTCGGTGGAACTGATTTACCGGCGCAGGCAGCAAGACATGCCCCTGACCGCTTACGAACGGGATATGCTGCTGGAGAATGGCATTGAGATCGCCAGTTGCTCCAAGCCACTCGCAGTCGTCCACAAGGGGAAGAAGGTCACCGGCCTGCGAATCGCCCGAATGATGTTGCCGCGAGGCAAAGCGCCCCGGCCGGAGAATTTCGTCATCCATAAGAAGGAGTCGCCCGTCTTCCGGCAGTTCGATCTGGTTATCTCCGCGATCGGCAGCCGGCCCCGAATGCCAGTGAAGAAGGTTCGTGGCATATTCTACGCGGGCGACATGATTCTGGGCTCCTCGACGGTGGTCGAGGCGGTCGCCACCGGGAAGAACGCCGCCCTGGAGGCCGATGCGTTCCTGCATGGCGAGAAGCTGCCGCGGTTCAAGAACCGCGCCAAGAGCCACGCTGTCCTGGCGGGTCTGGAGCTCCGCCCGGTCCCCCTCGACGCGGAGTTCTTCGGCCGCAAGATCCGATCGCCCTTCCTGCTTTCGGCGGCGCCGCACACCGACGGCTACGAGCAGATGCGCAAGGCCTACGAAGCCGGCTGGTCCGGCGGCGTGATGAAGACGGCCTTCGACAATGTGCCGATTCACATCCCCGCCGAGTACATGACCGTGTTCGGCCCCTCGACCTACGGCAATTGCGACAATGTTTCCGGGCATGACCTTGACCGCGTGTGCCAGGAGGTCGGGCAGTTGGTCAGTGAGTTCCCGGACCGGCTGACGCTCGCCTCGACCGGCGGGCCGGTCACCGGGCGGGACGAGGCGGACAAAGCCGTCTGGCAATCCAACACGCGGAAGCTGGAGGCTGCCGGAGCGATGGGGGTCGAATACAGCCTCTCCTGCCCGCAGGGCGGCGACGGCACGGAAGGCGACATCGTTTCGCAGAATGCGGAGCTGGCGGCCAGGATCATTGACTGGGTGATGGAGGCCAGTTCCGAGGCGAACCCAAAGCTGTTCAAGCTTACTGCCGCGGTCACCTCCATCCACCCGATCATCAAGCGCATTCAGCAGGTCTTCGCGAAGTATCCCAACAAGAAGGGTGGCGTCACCCTGGCCAACAGTTTCCCGTCGCTCGCCCTGCGCCCGGCGCAGAACCGCCAATGGGAAGAGGGAGTCGTGGTTGGCATGTCCGGCGAAGGGGTTTTGCCGATCAGCAACCTGACACTGGCCAAGGTATCCGGCATGGGGGTCGCCGTCTCGGGCAACGGCGGGCCGATGAACTACAAGGCCGCCGCCAATTTCCTGGCCCTGGGCGCTCAGACCGTGCAGTTCTGCACCATTGCGATGAAGTATGGCCTGGGCATTGTGAATGAACTGCACTCCGGGCTGAGCTACCTGATGGAGGACCGGGGCTTCAAGTCGGTGAAGGAGCTGATTGGCGCGGCGCTGCCCAATCCGATCACAGACTTCATGGCCCTGCCGGCTACCAAGAAGCTGCCGCGGGTGGACGCGGAACTCTGCCAGCACTGCGGCAACTGCACGCGCTGTCCCTACCAGGCCATCACGTTAAACGGAAAGAAAGTGCCGCTTTTCGAGCCCGCTCTGTGCATCGGCTGTTCGCTGTGCGCGCAGAAGTGTTTCGCCGGCGCCATAACTATGGGCGCCCGGACCACCCGGGAGCTGGCCGCCCTCCGGCACTAG
- a CDS encoding molybdopterin-dependent oxidoreductase: MAHKLTTCTFCGVGCGIYLEAVGNQIVGAYPSMSHPTNEGRICLRGWHVHEVASSPDRLKSPLLKKNGQFQEVPWEEALDFIVRRMKEIRAQHGPDAFAFLNSPRCSNEEAYLLQKLARAVIGTNNVDHGTGVYCNNSINVLLDMLGVPATTNSVGELAQSEVIVVDGVDLARQLPTIGGVVIRSKLAGAKLVVIDSRRHRVAESADFFLQIKPGTEPVLYGAMAKVIVDRGLMNLPFMKAHCRGCDEFLARVRDYDLLAAADSCGVAADLIEAAALAYARARSAAILYSTGIEARATARVQAIVNLALLTGQLGRDGAGIFALTEHNNLQGVCDMGVLPDRLPGYRAVANDTARAELEGAWGTKLPARPGLASRSIFAGRSGGQVRAMWLCRYDPVSTACFGDAASALQQCELVVAQHLFLTETARHAHVVLPTTAFGEERVTFTNTERRIQLAEQIIEPLPGTIPGWQQLTQVARALGADWRYGSAAEVMEEIGMVVPFYSGANYHNLAAEYGRQWPCTKDRPLGTRYLFAEGLPAKGFKFAPISRPSQAVAISTDYPLTLVFGNSLYYWNQNVLVQHSETLKREYRILLLDYPKGFVEMNPDDARQLGIRDGEKVRLSAAGGAAVANARVTPEARGGTVFVPYFVRQVQQQICGSTECGMQLVPVRVTKEAA; the protein is encoded by the coding sequence ATGGCACATAAACTGACCACTTGCACCTTCTGCGGGGTCGGTTGCGGAATTTACCTGGAGGCGGTGGGCAACCAGATCGTAGGCGCCTACCCGAGCATGTCGCACCCCACCAACGAGGGGCGCATCTGTCTGCGCGGCTGGCATGTGCATGAGGTGGCCAGTTCCCCGGATCGGCTGAAAAGCCCGCTGCTCAAGAAGAACGGGCAGTTCCAGGAAGTGCCGTGGGAGGAGGCGCTCGACTTTATCGTCAGGCGCATGAAGGAGATTCGCGCCCAGCACGGTCCCGATGCGTTTGCGTTTCTGAATTCGCCGCGTTGCTCGAACGAGGAGGCCTACCTGCTGCAGAAGCTCGCCCGGGCTGTGATCGGCACGAACAATGTGGACCACGGCACCGGGGTCTATTGCAACAACTCGATCAATGTCCTGCTCGACATGCTCGGCGTGCCGGCAACCACCAACTCCGTCGGCGAACTGGCCCAAAGCGAGGTGATTGTCGTGGACGGCGTGGACCTGGCGCGCCAGCTCCCAACCATTGGCGGGGTGGTGATCCGGTCGAAGCTGGCCGGGGCCAAGCTGGTGGTCATTGACAGCCGGCGACATCGGGTGGCGGAAAGCGCCGACTTTTTCCTGCAGATCAAACCCGGCACCGAGCCGGTGCTATATGGGGCAATGGCCAAGGTGATCGTGGACCGCGGGCTGATGAATCTGCCGTTTATGAAGGCGCATTGCCGCGGCTGCGACGAGTTTCTGGCCCGGGTGCGCGACTACGATTTGCTGGCGGCGGCGGATTCCTGCGGTGTGGCAGCAGACTTGATTGAGGCGGCGGCGCTGGCCTACGCCCGTGCTCGCTCGGCGGCCATTCTCTACTCGACCGGGATCGAAGCCCGCGCCACGGCACGCGTGCAGGCGATAGTGAACCTGGCGTTGCTGACCGGCCAGCTCGGCCGCGATGGGGCTGGCATCTTCGCGTTGACTGAGCACAACAATTTGCAGGGGGTTTGCGATATGGGGGTGCTGCCCGACCGACTGCCCGGATATCGCGCGGTGGCCAACGACACAGCGCGCGCGGAGCTGGAAGGGGCCTGGGGCACGAAGCTGCCCGCCCGGCCGGGCCTGGCCTCGCGCTCGATCTTCGCCGGCCGCAGCGGCGGCCAGGTGCGGGCCATGTGGCTTTGCCGGTATGACCCGGTCAGCACGGCCTGCTTTGGCGATGCGGCCAGCGCCCTGCAGCAATGCGAGCTGGTAGTGGCGCAACACCTGTTTCTGACCGAGACGGCGCGGCACGCCCACGTGGTGCTGCCAACAACCGCGTTTGGGGAGGAGCGCGTCACCTTTACCAACACCGAGCGCCGGATTCAACTGGCCGAGCAGATCATTGAGCCGCTGCCCGGCACGATCCCCGGCTGGCAGCAACTGACGCAAGTGGCCCGGGCGCTGGGGGCTGATTGGCGGTATGGGTCAGCTGCCGAGGTGATGGAGGAGATTGGCATGGTGGTTCCTTTCTACAGCGGCGCCAATTACCATAACCTGGCCGCCGAGTATGGCCGGCAATGGCCTTGCACCAAGGACCGGCCGCTCGGCACGCGCTACTTGTTCGCGGAAGGCCTGCCGGCAAAGGGATTCAAGTTCGCCCCGATCAGCCGGCCCTCCCAGGCAGTCGCGATTTCAACGGATTACCCCCTCACGCTGGTCTTCGGCAACTCGCTTTACTACTGGAACCAAAACGTCCTCGTCCAACACAGCGAGACGCTGAAGCGTGAATACCGCATCCTGTTGCTGGATTATCCCAAAGGTTTCGTGGAGATGAACCCGGACGACGCCAGGCAGCTCGGCATCCGCGACGGCGAGAAGGTTCGCCTCTCCGCGGCTGGCGGGGCGGCGGTGGCCAATGCGCGGGTGACCCCCGAGGCGCGCGGCGGGACGGTCTTCGTGCCGTACTTCGTGCGCCAGGTGCAGCAGCAGATTTGCGGCTCGACCGAGTGCGGCATGCAACTCGTGCCGGTGCGCGTGACGAAGGAGGCGGCATGA
- a CDS encoding PQQ-like beta-propeller repeat protein, protein MKLGLEKPLRLNLLGLAGSLIFAATTTYAAVPSQNWPQWRGPLQNGVAPEATPPITWSETNNVKWKVRLPGGGHATPIIWEDRIFIQTAIPTGRKVETNTAAAGEQPSAVRAEPPPKGEGRPDGPGGRKGRGGFGGGAKPTEFYQFAVLCLDRQTGKVLWQKVAREEVPHEGYRQNEGSFASSSGLTDGKHLIACFGSRGLYCFDLNGKLLWEHDLGKMRMVMAFGEGSSPALHEDTLIVNCDNEDDSFIVALDKTTGKPRWKKTREERTSWSTPLIIQRDGKTQAVVAATGKIRSYDVASGDVIWECGGLTRNVVPCPVADANTVYCMSGFQGNALLAIRLGRTGDLTGTDAIAWTRKRSTPYVPSPLLYDGRLYFFAGNNGVLTCLDTKAGDALIDAHKLEDLSGVYASPLGAAGRVYLPGRNGVTVVLKRSDKLEVLAVNRLDEKFDASPVAVGKELFLRGGEHLYCLTEK, encoded by the coding sequence ATGAAACTCGGACTTGAAAAACCGCTTCGGCTAAACCTCCTCGGCCTGGCCGGCTCCCTCATCTTTGCGGCAACGACAACTTACGCCGCTGTGCCCAGCCAGAATTGGCCGCAGTGGCGCGGCCCGCTGCAGAACGGTGTTGCGCCAGAGGCCACTCCTCCGATCACCTGGAGCGAGACCAACAACGTCAAATGGAAGGTGAGGCTCCCCGGCGGCGGCCACGCCACGCCCATCATCTGGGAAGACCGCATCTTCATCCAAACCGCAATCCCCACCGGCAGGAAGGTCGAAACGAACACCGCTGCCGCCGGCGAGCAGCCATCCGCAGTCCGCGCCGAGCCGCCTCCAAAGGGAGAAGGCAGACCCGACGGCCCGGGCGGCCGAAAGGGCCGGGGCGGTTTCGGCGGCGGCGCCAAGCCAACGGAGTTTTATCAGTTCGCGGTGCTGTGCCTGGACCGTCAGACGGGCAAGGTGCTTTGGCAGAAGGTGGCCCGCGAGGAGGTTCCCCATGAAGGCTATCGGCAAAACGAGGGCAGCTTCGCTTCCTCCTCGGGTCTCACTGACGGCAAACACCTCATCGCCTGTTTCGGTTCGCGTGGCCTCTACTGTTTTGACCTGAACGGAAAGCTCTTGTGGGAACATGACCTGGGCAAGATGCGCATGGTAATGGCCTTTGGCGAAGGCAGCTCGCCCGCGCTTCACGAGGATACTCTCATCGTGAATTGCGATAATGAGGACGACTCGTTCATCGTCGCGCTGGACAAGACCACCGGCAAGCCGCGTTGGAAAAAGACGCGCGAGGAGCGCACGTCCTGGTCCACCCCGCTCATTATTCAACGCGACGGCAAAACCCAGGCCGTGGTGGCCGCGACCGGCAAGATCCGCAGCTACGATGTGGCTTCCGGCGACGTCATTTGGGAGTGCGGCGGGCTCACTCGCAACGTGGTCCCCTGCCCTGTCGCCGACGCGAACACGGTCTACTGCATGAGCGGATTCCAGGGCAACGCTTTGCTGGCGATCCGACTGGGCCGCACGGGCGATCTCACCGGCACGGATGCCATCGCCTGGACGCGCAAGCGGAGCACTCCTTATGTTCCCTCTCCGCTGCTCTACGACGGCAGGCTCTACTTCTTCGCCGGCAACAACGGCGTGCTCACCTGCCTGGACACCAAAGCCGGCGACGCGCTGATTGATGCGCACAAGTTGGAGGACCTTTCTGGCGTGTATGCCTCGCCGCTGGGCGCCGCGGGCAGAGTCTATCTTCCCGGCCGAAACGGCGTCACCGTGGTGCTCAAGCGTTCCGACAAACTTGAAGTGCTCGCCGTCAACCGGCTGGACGAGAAGTTCGATGCGTCGCCCGTGGCGGTCGGCAAAGAGCTGTTTCTGCGCGGAGGCGAGCACCTTTACTGCCTCACGGAGAAGTAG
- the ssnA gene encoding putative aminohydrolase SsnA, whose product MPLLIENGTVLTGGRKPAVLPNHSVLIEDGCITKVAPRNRFKGFAGKRIDASRKVVAPGFINAHTHFYSTFARGLTRTRPAGNFVEVLENLWWRLDTALTTEDCYYSALVALLEAIRHGTTTLIDHHASPHAVRGSLQAIERAVRQSGLRACLCYEVSDRDGARISKEGLEENVAFLRHCQSAAAPANTRSSHLSALFGLHAAFTLKDATLEKAAALGRDLGTGFHIHVAEDLSDQQHSQRRHRLRVVERLHKFGILGPRSIAAHCVHVNPREMDLLAQTQTAVIHNPQSNMNNAVGMANIVELFKRKVLVGLGTDAMTTNMIEELRAAIWGQHLAARNPSVGFGEAVSALLFNNPTIAGRCFNLPLGELREGCVGDAVVIDYDPPTPLEAGNTFGHLVFGMSQAAVETTIVGGRVLMLNKRLTLDLDERRINARARELAAKLWKRI is encoded by the coding sequence ATGCCGCTGCTCATCGAGAATGGAACCGTGCTCACTGGGGGCAGGAAGCCGGCCGTCCTGCCTAATCACTCAGTCCTCATCGAAGATGGTTGCATCACGAAGGTTGCGCCCAGGAATCGGTTCAAGGGGTTTGCAGGCAAACGCATTGACGCCTCGCGCAAGGTTGTGGCCCCGGGCTTCATCAACGCCCACACGCACTTCTACAGCACCTTCGCACGCGGCCTGACCAGGACCCGGCCGGCCGGGAACTTCGTCGAGGTGCTGGAGAATCTTTGGTGGCGGCTCGACACGGCCCTGACGACCGAGGATTGCTATTACAGCGCGCTCGTCGCCCTGCTGGAGGCGATCCGCCACGGCACCACGACGCTCATTGACCATCACGCCAGCCCCCACGCGGTTCGCGGTTCGCTCCAGGCCATCGAGCGGGCGGTTCGACAGAGTGGCCTGCGGGCTTGCCTCTGCTACGAGGTCTCGGACCGTGACGGCGCGCGCATCAGCAAGGAGGGCCTGGAGGAGAATGTTGCCTTCCTTCGCCATTGTCAGTCCGCGGCAGCGCCCGCCAACACTCGCTCCTCTCACCTCTCTGCCCTCTTTGGCCTCCACGCCGCCTTCACGCTCAAGGACGCCACGCTGGAAAAGGCTGCCGCCCTTGGCCGCGACCTGGGCACCGGCTTCCACATCCATGTCGCGGAGGACCTGAGCGACCAACAACACTCCCAGCGGCGGCACCGCCTGCGGGTGGTCGAGCGACTGCACAAGTTCGGCATCCTGGGCCCCCGCAGCATCGCCGCGCATTGCGTCCACGTGAATCCTCGCGAGATGGATCTGCTGGCGCAGACGCAAACGGCCGTTATCCATAATCCGCAATCCAACATGAACAACGCGGTGGGCATGGCGAACATCGTCGAGTTGTTCAAGCGGAAGGTTCTAGTCGGGCTGGGTACCGATGCCATGACCACCAATATGATCGAGGAGCTGCGCGCCGCCATATGGGGGCAGCATCTGGCCGCCCGGAATCCCTCAGTGGGCTTTGGCGAAGCCGTGTCGGCGCTTCTGTTCAACAACCCCACCATCGCGGGCAGGTGCTTCAATCTGCCGCTGGGTGAACTCCGCGAGGGTTGCGTCGGTGACGCGGTGGTCATTGACTACGATCCGCCCACGCCGCTGGAGGCGGGCAACACTTTCGGCCACCTCGTTTTCGGCATGTCCCAGGCCGCGGTAGAGACAACCATCGTTGGCGGGCGCGTCCTGATGCTGAATAAGCGCCTGACCCTCGACCTGGACGAGCGGCGCATCAACGCCCGCGCCCGCGAACTGGCCGCCAAATTATGGAAGAGAATATGA
- the thrC gene encoding threonine synthase: MTPFFYQCTTCGKPYRRDEVRYLCPSCAADYRPGIPLLGVLSVQFDYAAIKRRFRKQSPDWNLFSAVEPKHYPPYAVGHTPFLPAAALGKALGFENVWLKNDGLNPSASLKDRASYLVVAEANRLKEPSIVTASTGNAASALAAVCAAAGRQAIIFVPESAPKAKLVQMVLYGARVIPVRGTYDDAFRLSLEYTARKGGLNRNTAYHPLTIEGKKTVGLEIYEQNKFRVPDAILVPVGDGVIISGVYKAFYDLKAAGLIARLPRLVCVQAERSAAIHHYIRTGKCQNARRPATIADSISVSVPSNAHMARRAVVESRGFSVTVSDREILRGQGMLAEKAGIFAEPAAAATVAALRKLQGSDLLGRRERIVLLITGHGLKDVDAAMGTIRIPPSIEPTLDAL; encoded by the coding sequence ATGACGCCATTTTTCTACCAGTGCACCACCTGCGGCAAACCTTACCGGCGGGATGAGGTTCGCTACCTCTGCCCGTCCTGCGCGGCGGATTACCGTCCGGGCATTCCGCTGCTCGGTGTGCTCTCCGTCCAGTTTGACTACGCCGCCATCAAGCGGCGTTTCCGGAAGCAGAGTCCGGACTGGAATCTCTTCTCCGCGGTCGAACCGAAGCACTACCCGCCCTATGCGGTTGGCCACACACCATTTCTCCCGGCTGCCGCGCTGGGCAAAGCGCTGGGGTTCGAGAACGTCTGGCTCAAGAACGACGGTCTCAACCCGAGCGCCTCGCTGAAAGACCGGGCTTCTTACCTGGTCGTGGCGGAGGCCAACCGCCTCAAGGAGCCCTCTATTGTCACCGCCTCGACCGGCAACGCCGCCAGCGCGCTGGCAGCCGTCTGTGCCGCCGCAGGCAGGCAGGCGATCATCTTCGTGCCCGAAAGCGCGCCGAAAGCCAAGCTCGTGCAGATGGTGCTTTACGGCGCCCGGGTGATTCCTGTGCGCGGCACTTACGATGATGCGTTCCGGCTGTCGCTCGAATATACCGCTCGCAAGGGCGGCCTCAACCGCAACACTGCGTATCATCCCCTGACCATCGAGGGGAAGAAGACGGTCGGGCTGGAGATCTACGAGCAGAACAAGTTCCGGGTGCCGGACGCGATCCTTGTGCCGGTCGGTGACGGGGTGATTATCAGCGGTGTGTATAAAGCCTTCTACGACCTGAAGGCTGCCGGGTTGATTGCCAGGTTGCCGCGGCTGGTGTGCGTGCAAGCCGAGCGCTCGGCGGCCATCCACCATTACATCCGCACCGGGAAGTGTCAGAATGCGCGGCGGCCCGCTACGATCGCCGACTCGATTTCGGTCTCCGTCCCTTCGAACGCGCACATGGCTCGCCGGGCGGTGGTGGAGAGCCGGGGATTCTCCGTTACCGTATCGGACCGGGAGATTCTGCGCGGGCAAGGAATGCTGGCAGAAAAGGCCGGCATTTTCGCCGAGCCGGCGGCTGCGGCGACGGTAGCGGCGTTGCGGAAACTGCAAGGCTCCGACTTGCTGGGCCGGAGGGAGCGAATCGTGCTCCTCATCACCGGCCACGGCCTCAAAGACGTTGACGCGGCGATGGGCACGATTCGCATCCCGCCCTCGATTGAGCCGACCCTTGACGCGCTGTAA
- a CDS encoding YgeY family selenium metabolism-linked hydrolase, with amino-acid sequence MEENMNYTYQAIQKRAKALEKETVRFLADMVRTPSFSSKEEKVIAVIRKEMKKVGFDGVRVDGLGNIIGRIGKGRRVIAFDAHIDTVYPGDREQWSFDPFQPRIKGGKIWGRGTVDQKGGMASMVYAARIIKELGLNDQFTIYFTGTVMEEDCDGLCWQYLLKEEKLQPEFVVITEPTNLNIYRGHRGRMEIRVEVKGRSCHGSAPERGDNAIYKIARIALEIEKLNERLRKDRFLGKGTVTVTEARSSSPSLCAVADGAGIHLDRRLTAGETKASALAEVRDAAKRAGYPDAKVFVLNYAEPAYTGKVYPTEKYYPTWVLEPKSPYLKDAVAAYKGVLGKAPLVDKWTFSTNAIAIAGMRGIPCLGLGPGNEVYAHAPNEACPVHHLSAAAAFYAALVARLNGKA; translated from the coding sequence ATGGAAGAGAATATGAACTACACCTACCAAGCTATTCAGAAACGCGCCAAGGCGCTTGAAAAAGAAACGGTCCGCTTCCTGGCGGACATGGTCCGCACCCCTTCCTTTTCCTCGAAGGAGGAGAAGGTCATCGCCGTAATCAGGAAGGAGATGAAGAAGGTCGGCTTCGACGGGGTGCGCGTTGACGGCCTGGGCAACATCATCGGGCGCATCGGCAAAGGCCGTCGCGTGATCGCTTTCGACGCCCACATTGACACGGTGTATCCCGGCGATCGCGAGCAGTGGAGCTTCGACCCTTTCCAGCCGCGCATCAAGGGCGGCAAGATCTGGGGCCGCGGGACGGTGGATCAGAAAGGCGGCATGGCCTCGATGGTCTATGCGGCCAGAATCATCAAAGAGCTGGGGCTCAATGACCAGTTCACGATCTACTTCACCGGCACCGTGATGGAGGAGGATTGCGACGGCCTGTGCTGGCAGTACCTGCTCAAGGAGGAGAAGCTGCAGCCGGAGTTTGTCGTAATCACCGAGCCGACCAACCTGAACATCTATCGCGGTCACCGTGGCCGGATGGAGATTCGCGTGGAGGTCAAAGGCCGGAGTTGCCACGGCTCGGCGCCCGAGCGCGGGGACAACGCCATCTACAAGATCGCGCGCATCGCGCTGGAGATCGAGAAGCTGAACGAGCGCCTGCGGAAGGACCGGTTTCTCGGCAAGGGCACGGTCACCGTCACGGAGGCGCGCTCCTCCTCGCCGTCGCTCTGCGCGGTGGCGGACGGGGCCGGGATCCATCTGGATCGGCGGCTGACGGCGGGGGAGACCAAGGCAAGCGCGCTGGCTGAAGTGCGCGACGCGGCAAAGCGGGCGGGATATCCCGACGCCAAAGTGTTTGTGCTCAATTACGCCGAGCCGGCCTACACCGGCAAGGTATACCCGACGGAGAAGTACTATCCCACCTGGGTGCTGGAGCCGAAATCGCCCTACCTGAAGGACGCCGTGGCGGCCTACAAGGGAGTTCTGGGGAAAGCTCCGCTGGTGGACAAGTGGACCTTCAGCACGAACGCCATTGCCATCGCCGGCATGAGGGGAATCCCATGTCTTGGGCTTGGTCCGGGTAACGAGGTGTATGCCCACGCTCCAAACGAGGCCTGCCCCGTGCACCATCTGAGTGCCGCCGCGGCTTTTTACGCCGCCCTGGTCGCCCGGCTGAATGGGAAGGCATGA
- a CDS encoding 4Fe-4S dicluster domain-containing protein produces MKARILEAASVLKLVDLLRQEGYEVFAPFSGRGRDTWFDLVTDENRDSLQVHLPNPYYPPKRFVLPHIERLLKLRQHDGTFQIEPTYRERKRAIFGIRSCDLSGIWHLDRFYLGREFRDLYYEKRRQNLLLINVVCTDPERDIGEECFCPCTDTGPAAREHFDLQLMDLGGDYMVVAGTPAGEAFFTRPMFKPATAAHVDKRRAILGEVRKRFKTTTSWFPATVRYVSQGAILEKTWEEVGNRCLECGGCTYVCPACTCFTVSDRQVGPGEIERVRIWDSCALGGFTRMAGGFNPRRAVHDRRNRRFMRKLAHYFIQRELTMACVGCGRCAAVCHGDVGMPSVVEMIRRATAATDKIPPA; encoded by the coding sequence ATGAAAGCTCGAATCCTCGAAGCTGCGTCCGTGCTGAAATTGGTGGACCTGCTCCGCCAGGAGGGCTACGAGGTGTTCGCGCCGTTCTCAGGGCGCGGGCGCGACACGTGGTTCGACCTGGTGACCGATGAGAACCGCGACAGCCTCCAGGTGCACCTGCCCAACCCGTATTACCCGCCCAAGCGCTTTGTCCTGCCGCACATCGAGCGGCTGCTCAAGCTGCGGCAGCACGACGGCACGTTTCAGATCGAGCCCACCTACCGGGAGCGTAAACGCGCGATCTTCGGCATCCGATCGTGCGACCTGTCAGGCATCTGGCACCTCGACCGCTTCTACCTCGGACGCGAGTTCCGCGATCTCTACTACGAGAAACGCCGGCAGAATCTGCTGCTGATCAATGTCGTCTGCACCGATCCGGAACGCGACATTGGCGAGGAGTGCTTCTGTCCCTGCACCGACACCGGCCCAGCCGCGCGCGAGCATTTCGACCTGCAACTCATGGACTTGGGCGGCGATTACATGGTGGTGGCGGGAACCCCCGCGGGCGAGGCCTTCTTCACCAGGCCGATGTTCAAGCCGGCCACGGCGGCGCACGTCGATAAGCGCCGCGCCATCCTGGGCGAGGTGCGCAAGCGCTTTAAGACCACGACAAGTTGGTTCCCGGCGACAGTGCGTTACGTCTCGCAAGGCGCGATCCTTGAGAAGACGTGGGAGGAGGTCGGCAATCGATGCCTGGAATGCGGCGGCTGCACTTACGTCTGCCCCGCCTGCACCTGCTTCACGGTGAGCGACCGCCAAGTCGGCCCGGGAGAGATCGAGCGGGTCCGGATTTGGGATTCCTGTGCCCTGGGCGGCTTCACCCGGATGGCTGGCGGCTTTAATCCCCGCCGGGCGGTGCACGACCGCCGCAACCGGCGTTTCATGCGCAAGCTGGCCCACTACTTCATCCAGCGCGAGTTGACCATGGCATGCGTCGGCTGCGGTCGCTGCGCCGCCGTTTGCCACGGCGACGTCGGCATGCCCAGCGTGGTCGAGATGATCCGGCGGGCAACCGCCGCCACGGACAAAATTCCACCGGCATGA